One segment of Agromyces albus DNA contains the following:
- the rmuC gene encoding DNA recombination protein RmuC: MDPIISLILGIVVGAALGALGVAFVLQSRAAHAPKGDDPAVIEARQQAALAEQKASDAAVKSILREELASAQATAEALREQIVQAQQQYREAVEQHRAEQQAREARDAAESRVLQALAPVKQSLSEMKTKVTDLEQQRSLQHGELAQQLKSAAESEERLRSTAESLASALRSNSTRGVWGETQLRSVVEAAGLLERVDFDVQSSISSDSGAGRPDMVVRLPGGKSIAVDAKVPFNAYLEASQIPATASGADAARRTEFLKQHVAAVRAHITALGAKGYWNGLDASPELVIAFIPSESLVSAAMEADPSIMEFAFSKRVALASPVTLWSVLKTVAFSWQQDVLTNEAKTLFDLSRQLYTRLSTTAGHIEKLGRTIERSVKDYNTFVGSLERQVLPTARKLAALDESKVLAPLEGIEEAPRELTAYELVAGTGADLDPELRRQLDVPDETRR; this comes from the coding sequence ATGGACCCGATCATCTCGCTCATCCTCGGCATCGTCGTCGGTGCGGCACTCGGCGCCCTCGGCGTGGCGTTCGTGCTGCAGTCGCGAGCAGCCCACGCTCCCAAGGGCGACGATCCGGCGGTGATCGAGGCGCGGCAGCAAGCGGCGCTCGCCGAGCAGAAGGCGTCGGATGCCGCGGTGAAGTCGATCCTGCGTGAAGAGCTCGCATCGGCGCAGGCGACGGCCGAGGCGCTTCGCGAGCAGATCGTGCAGGCCCAGCAGCAGTACCGCGAAGCGGTCGAGCAGCATCGTGCCGAGCAGCAGGCGCGCGAGGCCCGCGACGCGGCCGAGAGCCGGGTGCTGCAGGCGTTGGCGCCGGTCAAGCAGTCGCTCAGCGAGATGAAGACGAAGGTCACCGACCTCGAGCAGCAGCGCAGCCTCCAGCATGGCGAACTCGCCCAGCAGTTGAAGTCCGCAGCGGAGTCAGAGGAACGGCTTCGCTCCACGGCAGAGTCGCTCGCCTCGGCGCTCCGCTCCAACAGCACCCGCGGCGTATGGGGCGAGACGCAGCTGCGCAGCGTCGTCGAGGCGGCGGGGCTCCTCGAGCGCGTCGACTTCGACGTGCAGTCGAGCATCTCGAGCGATTCCGGAGCCGGTCGCCCCGACATGGTCGTGCGCCTGCCGGGCGGCAAGTCCATCGCCGTCGACGCCAAGGTGCCGTTCAACGCCTACCTCGAGGCCAGCCAGATCCCCGCGACGGCGAGCGGGGCCGATGCCGCGCGGCGCACCGAGTTCCTCAAGCAGCACGTCGCCGCGGTGCGAGCGCACATCACCGCCCTCGGGGCGAAGGGCTACTGGAACGGTCTCGACGCCTCCCCCGAACTCGTCATCGCATTCATCCCGAGCGAGTCGCTCGTCTCCGCCGCGATGGAGGCCGACCCGAGCATCATGGAGTTCGCCTTCTCGAAGCGCGTCGCGCTCGCTTCACCCGTCACGCTCTGGTCGGTGCTGAAGACGGTCGCGTTCTCGTGGCAGCAAGACGTGCTCACGAACGAGGCGAAGACACTCTTCGACCTGAGCCGCCAGCTGTACACCCGTCTCTCGACGACCGCCGGCCACATCGAGAAGCTCGGTCGCACGATCGAGCGCAGCGTGAAGGACTACAACACCTTCGTGGGCTCACTCGAGCGGCAGGTGCTCCCCACCGCCCGCAAGCTCGCGGCCCTCGACGAGTCGAAGGTGCTCGCTCCGCTCGAAGGCATCGAGGAGGCGCCCCGCGAGCTCACCGCGTACGAACTCGTCGCCGGCACCGGTGCCGACCTCGACCCCGAACTGCGCCGCCAGCTCGACGTGCCCGACGAGACCCGCCGATAG
- the ychF gene encoding redox-regulated ATPase YchF: MALTIGIVGLPNVGKSTLFNALTKNQVLAANYPFATIEPNIGVVSLPDPRLETLAGIFGSERILPAAVSFVDIAGIVRGASEGEGLGNKFLANIREADAIAQVVRGFTDDDVVHVEGTVDPKADLETINAELMLADLETLDRAIPRFEKEVKGKKLDPSVLATAKEAQELLQKGTPLSAASVDLEPIKELGLLTAKPFIYVFNVDEAVLTDAARKAELAALVAPAEAVFLDAKIESELIDLDEADAAELLASTGQEESGLNQLARVGFNTLGLQTYLTAGPKESRAWTIHKGWKAPQAAGVIHTDFERGFIKAEVISFADLVATGSVAEARAKGKARMEGKDYVMQDGDVVEFRFNV; encoded by the coding sequence GTGGCTCTCACTATCGGCATCGTCGGCCTGCCCAACGTCGGCAAGTCCACCCTGTTCAACGCGCTCACCAAGAACCAGGTGCTCGCGGCGAACTATCCCTTCGCGACGATCGAACCGAACATCGGCGTGGTGAGCCTGCCCGACCCACGACTCGAGACGCTCGCCGGCATCTTCGGCTCCGAGCGCATCCTGCCGGCCGCCGTCTCGTTCGTCGACATCGCGGGCATCGTGCGCGGCGCGTCGGAGGGTGAGGGGCTCGGCAACAAGTTCCTCGCCAACATCCGCGAGGCCGACGCGATCGCCCAGGTCGTGCGCGGCTTCACCGACGACGACGTCGTGCACGTCGAGGGCACCGTCGACCCCAAGGCCGACCTGGAGACCATCAACGCCGAGCTCATGCTCGCCGACCTCGAGACGCTCGATCGCGCCATCCCGCGCTTCGAGAAGGAGGTCAAGGGCAAGAAGCTCGACCCATCGGTGCTGGCAACGGCGAAAGAGGCGCAGGAGCTGCTGCAGAAGGGCACGCCGCTCTCTGCGGCATCCGTCGACCTCGAACCCATCAAAGAGCTCGGCCTGCTCACCGCGAAGCCGTTCATCTACGTGTTCAACGTCGATGAGGCGGTGCTGACGGATGCCGCTCGTAAGGCCGAGCTTGCAGCGCTCGTTGCCCCCGCCGAAGCGGTCTTCCTCGACGCGAAGATCGAGTCGGAGCTCATCGACCTCGACGAGGCCGACGCGGCCGAGCTGCTCGCCTCGACCGGCCAGGAGGAGTCGGGCCTGAACCAGCTCGCTCGTGTCGGCTTCAACACCCTCGGCCTGCAGACCTACCTCACGGCGGGCCCGAAGGAATCGCGCGCGTGGACGATCCACAAGGGCTGGAAGGCCCCCCAGGCGGCCGGCGTCATCCACACCGACTTCGAGCGCGGCTTCATCAAGGCCGAGGTCATCTCGTTCGCCGACCTCGTCGCGACCGGCTCGGTCGCCGAGGCCCGCGCGAAGGGCAAGGCCCGCATGGAGGGCAAGGACTACGTCATGCAGGACGGCGACGTGGTCGAGTTCCGGTTCAACGTGTAG
- a CDS encoding fructose-bisphosphatase class II, whose product MRMGPDESPAATDAAAPAIPEEVRAALLRAVEAAAGAARPLVGNGDPHAVDAAAVDALRAALATVAVDGRIVAGEGEKDDAPMLHPGERFGTGSGPAIDVAVDPVDGTRLAAAGEPGAMAILAAAPRGAFLDLGPAHYLDKLVHAGPDAELRLDLPVGENLARLAEARGLRVADLTVAVQRRQRNAALAAAVAEAGAQLHEFEHGDIERVVHAVASDGSLDLLFGVGGAPEGIIEAAIVCAHDGFMLARMAPQSRREVARIARAGIDATRSWTRDELCAEPAFVAIAAVTECALDPAPAELVRVAPGRTVAGLSAFAFPER is encoded by the coding sequence ATGCGAATGGGACCCGACGAGAGCCCAGCGGCGACGGATGCCGCGGCGCCGGCCATTCCCGAAGAGGTGCGCGCCGCGCTCCTGCGCGCCGTCGAAGCGGCGGCAGGCGCCGCGAGGCCGCTCGTCGGGAACGGGGACCCGCACGCGGTCGACGCCGCCGCGGTCGACGCGCTGCGTGCAGCCCTCGCCACGGTCGCCGTCGACGGCCGGATCGTCGCGGGCGAAGGCGAGAAGGACGACGCGCCGATGCTGCACCCGGGCGAACGGTTCGGCACCGGTTCCGGACCGGCCATCGACGTGGCCGTCGATCCCGTCGACGGCACGCGACTGGCCGCAGCCGGGGAGCCGGGCGCGATGGCGATCCTCGCGGCGGCACCTCGAGGGGCGTTCCTCGACCTCGGGCCCGCCCACTATCTCGACAAGCTCGTGCACGCGGGACCCGACGCCGAGCTGCGCCTCGACCTGCCGGTGGGCGAGAACCTCGCCCGCCTTGCCGAAGCCCGCGGGCTCCGAGTGGCCGACCTCACGGTGGCCGTGCAGCGCCGACAGCGCAACGCCGCGCTCGCCGCGGCGGTCGCCGAGGCCGGGGCGCAGCTGCACGAGTTCGAGCACGGTGACATCGAGCGCGTCGTGCACGCCGTGGCATCCGACGGATCCCTCGACCTGCTGTTCGGCGTCGGCGGCGCACCCGAGGGCATCATCGAGGCGGCGATCGTGTGCGCGCACGACGGGTTCATGCTCGCCCGGATGGCACCGCAGTCCAGGCGCGAGGTGGCACGGATCGCCCGCGCCGGGATCGACGCGACGCGCAGCTGGACGCGCGACGAACTCTGCGCCGAGCCCGCGTTCGTGGCGATCGCTGCGGTGACCGAGTGCGCGCTCGACCCGGCTCCTGCTGAACTCGTGCGAGTGGCTCCGGGCCGGACGGTGGCTGGGTTGTCGGCATTCGCCTTTCCTGAGCGTTAA
- a CDS encoding DMT family transporter, with protein sequence MRNGRVYVYLALANLFWAGNFVFGEMVTHEISPISLTFFRWVFAAVPLVLIAWMIERPDWRLALREWKLHLVQSLLGLTGYTLLIYAALMLTGAVKASVISAINPATIALAAAILLHERLNRVQVAGIVVAFVGVTIVLTGGDLGALVAQGFSAGDLLVIGSVLTWTFYSLISRRLRTPAITATAVQAVFAVVTMLPLVAITGVSLPTEPAGMLGLAYIVIFPSIAGYALWNIGTSKVGPARAGVFLNLLPVFTVIIALAFGATLEPAAAIGGLLVIAGVYLTVRVRRAKEPAADVSEAGPVR encoded by the coding sequence GTGAGAAACGGCCGGGTCTACGTCTACCTGGCGCTCGCCAACCTGTTCTGGGCCGGCAACTTCGTGTTCGGCGAGATGGTCACTCACGAGATCTCGCCGATCTCGCTCACGTTCTTCCGCTGGGTGTTCGCGGCCGTTCCACTCGTGCTCATCGCATGGATGATCGAGCGACCCGATTGGCGTCTCGCGTTGCGCGAGTGGAAGCTGCACCTGGTGCAGTCGCTGCTCGGCCTCACGGGCTACACGCTGCTCATCTACGCCGCGCTCATGCTCACCGGCGCCGTGAAGGCCTCGGTCATCAGCGCCATCAACCCGGCGACGATCGCGCTCGCCGCGGCGATCCTGCTGCACGAGCGGCTGAACCGAGTGCAGGTGGCGGGCATCGTCGTGGCATTCGTCGGCGTGACCATCGTGCTCACCGGCGGCGACCTCGGCGCGCTCGTCGCCCAGGGCTTCAGCGCCGGCGACCTGCTCGTCATCGGCTCGGTCCTGACCTGGACCTTCTACTCCCTCATCTCGCGGCGCCTGCGCACCCCGGCGATCACGGCCACCGCAGTGCAGGCCGTCTTCGCGGTCGTGACGATGCTGCCGCTCGTCGCGATCACGGGGGTGAGCCTGCCGACGGAGCCCGCCGGCATGCTGGGGCTCGCCTACATCGTGATCTTCCCCTCGATCGCCGGGTACGCGCTCTGGAACATCGGCACCTCGAAGGTCGGCCCGGCGAGGGCGGGCGTGTTCCTCAACCTGCTTCCGGTGTTCACGGTCATCATCGCGCTGGCATTCGGGGCGACGCTCGAGCCGGCCGCGGCGATCGGCGGCCTCCTCGTGATCGCGGGCGTGTACCTCACGGTGCGCGTGCGCCGGGCGAAGGAGCCGGCGGCGGATGTCTCCGAGGCCGGGCCGGTACGATAG
- a CDS encoding MFS transporter, which yields MTQVTRLPRALRPFESGQYRLLILALASSLLSAGAWIVAAVWQVVELGGSPVDLSFVAVGSSLGLVLAVLFGGVAADRIPQRRILFTVEVVRGAGFAVAAALAFGGIIEVWHIAVIAFVLGVADGFFYPAYSAWLPAILPGEQLLAANGVEGVLRPSVMNAAGPALASALIAVHSPALAFAVVAGLQLIAAGVLRMMRLTAVRRDLDEATVHPFRQTFIDLRGGFVYLLQTKWLLATLVFAIVLVFLIMGPIEVLLPFAVKDQTGGGAGAFALALAAFGVGGAVGSLAVASIKVPRRYLTLMILAWGFGCVPLAILGATSLLWVMIVALFLVGFLFSAAQVLWGTLLQRRVPPAMLGRVSSLDFFVSLALMPVSMAVAGPVGEAIGLMPAFLIAGLVPPVLALATLALARLGKDELAHPLDAEMDPTTVTGAEAAAGFEAPVDEAASPPER from the coding sequence ATGACCCAGGTCACTCGACTGCCGCGCGCGCTCCGACCATTCGAATCGGGCCAGTACCGGCTCCTCATCCTCGCCCTCGCCTCGTCGCTGTTGAGCGCCGGCGCATGGATCGTGGCCGCCGTGTGGCAGGTCGTGGAGCTGGGCGGCAGTCCCGTCGACCTGTCGTTCGTCGCGGTCGGCTCGAGTCTCGGACTCGTGCTCGCGGTGCTGTTCGGCGGCGTCGCGGCCGACCGCATCCCGCAGCGACGCATCCTCTTCACGGTCGAGGTCGTGCGAGGCGCGGGCTTCGCCGTCGCGGCCGCCCTCGCCTTCGGCGGCATCATCGAGGTCTGGCACATCGCCGTGATCGCGTTCGTGCTCGGCGTCGCCGACGGATTCTTCTACCCCGCGTACTCGGCGTGGCTTCCCGCGATCCTGCCCGGCGAGCAACTGCTCGCCGCGAACGGCGTCGAGGGCGTGCTGCGTCCGTCGGTCATGAACGCCGCAGGGCCTGCGCTCGCGAGCGCGCTCATCGCGGTGCACTCGCCGGCGCTCGCGTTCGCGGTCGTCGCCGGGTTGCAGCTCATCGCGGCGGGGGTGCTGCGGATGATGCGCTTGACGGCAGTGCGTCGCGATCTCGACGAGGCGACGGTGCATCCGTTCCGCCAGACCTTCATCGACCTTCGCGGCGGGTTCGTCTACCTGCTGCAGACGAAGTGGCTGCTCGCGACGCTCGTGTTCGCGATCGTGCTCGTCTTCCTCATCATGGGGCCGATCGAGGTGCTGTTGCCGTTCGCGGTGAAAGACCAGACCGGGGGCGGCGCCGGGGCGTTCGCCTTGGCCCTCGCTGCGTTCGGCGTGGGCGGCGCCGTCGGTTCTCTCGCGGTCGCCTCGATCAAGGTGCCGCGGAGGTACCTCACGCTCATGATCCTCGCGTGGGGCTTCGGCTGCGTTCCGCTCGCGATCCTCGGCGCGACGAGCCTGCTGTGGGTCATGATCGTCGCGCTCTTCCTCGTGGGCTTCCTGTTCTCGGCCGCACAAGTGCTGTGGGGCACGCTCCTGCAGCGACGCGTGCCTCCCGCAATGCTCGGCCGGGTCTCGAGTCTCGACTTCTTCGTCTCGCTCGCACTCATGCCCGTCTCGATGGCCGTCGCGGGCCCGGTCGGTGAGGCGATCGGCCTCATGCCCGCATTCCTCATCGCCGGTCTGGTTCCGCCCGTTCTGGCCCTTGCGACCCTCGCACTGGCGCGGCTCGGCAAAGATGAGCTCGCGCACCCGCTCGACGCCGAGATGGACCCCACGACCGTCACCGGTGCAGAGGCCGCCGCAGGGTTCGAGGCGCCGGTCGATGAAGCGGCATCGCCGCCGGAGCGGTGA
- a CDS encoding exonuclease domain-containing protein, producing the protein MPVDFTAIDFETANSSSASACSVGIVKVRDGRVVDREHWYIRPPFPHNDFSEWNIRIHGITPGMVADAPGWAAHLPALREFAGDDVLVAHNAGFDMGVIAKTSVAVGLEVPDFRYLCSLQVARKTYHLDSYRLPVAAMAAGFEDFSHHDALADAEACAAIVVHAAKRHEADDLERLAHITRVKLGSIGPVATREDAAVHGPMALQ; encoded by the coding sequence GTGCCAGTGGACTTCACCGCGATCGACTTCGAGACCGCCAATTCGTCGAGCGCGTCAGCCTGCTCGGTCGGCATCGTGAAAGTGCGCGACGGTCGCGTCGTCGATCGCGAGCACTGGTACATCCGGCCCCCGTTCCCGCACAACGACTTCTCGGAGTGGAACATCCGCATCCACGGCATCACGCCCGGGATGGTGGCGGATGCCCCCGGCTGGGCCGCGCACCTGCCCGCGCTCCGCGAGTTCGCGGGCGACGACGTGCTCGTGGCGCACAACGCCGGCTTCGACATGGGCGTGATCGCCAAGACCTCCGTCGCGGTCGGCCTCGAGGTGCCCGACTTCCGATACCTCTGCAGCCTGCAGGTCGCGCGCAAGACGTATCACCTCGACTCCTACCGCCTTCCCGTTGCGGCGATGGCCGCCGGCTTCGAGGACTTCTCCCACCACGACGCCCTCGCCGACGCCGAGGCGTGCGCGGCGATCGTCGTGCACGCCGCGAAGCGCCATGAGGCCGACGATCTCGAACGGCTCGCGCACATCACGAGGGTGAAGCTCGGCTCGATCGGCCCCGTCGCCACGCGTGAAGACGCCGCCGTGCACGGGCCGATGGCCCTGCAGTAA
- the glpX gene encoding class II fructose-bisphosphatase, with protein MVSFDTTSQHLHPDRNIALELVRATEAAAIRAYPWIGRGDKLGADGAAVDAMRAFLGTVNFDGVVVIGEGEKDAAPMLFNGERVGNGRGPACDIAVDPIDGTSLTAAGRQNAISVIAVSDRGTMLDASSVFYMDKIVAGPEGIGVLDIRKPIGENLRALAAAKGKDVGELRVAVLDRPRHEQLIAEIREAGAGTRLMLDGDVAGGINAARYESRIDLCVGIGGSPEGITTACALKALGGFMQGRLAPKDDAERSRAEAAGLDCDAVLELDDMVRSDNTFFVATGVTDGGLVDGVKRKGPIIRTESIVLRGTSGTVRRISADHLAEKWLDERDL; from the coding sequence ATGGTGAGCTTCGACACGACCAGCCAGCACCTGCACCCCGATCGCAACATCGCACTCGAACTCGTGCGTGCCACGGAGGCCGCGGCGATCCGCGCGTACCCGTGGATCGGGCGCGGCGACAAGCTCGGGGCCGACGGAGCGGCGGTCGACGCGATGCGCGCGTTCCTCGGCACGGTCAACTTCGACGGCGTCGTCGTGATCGGCGAGGGCGAGAAGGATGCCGCGCCGATGCTGTTCAACGGCGAGCGGGTCGGCAACGGCCGCGGCCCGGCATGCGACATCGCCGTCGACCCGATCGACGGCACCTCGCTCACGGCGGCCGGACGGCAGAACGCCATCTCGGTCATCGCGGTCTCCGACAGGGGCACGATGCTCGACGCCTCCTCCGTGTTCTACATGGACAAGATCGTGGCCGGGCCCGAGGGGATCGGCGTGCTCGACATCCGCAAGCCCATCGGCGAGAACCTCCGCGCGCTCGCGGCCGCGAAGGGCAAGGACGTCGGCGAGCTCCGCGTCGCCGTGCTCGACCGCCCGAGGCACGAGCAGCTCATCGCCGAGATCCGCGAGGCCGGCGCCGGCACTCGGCTCATGCTCGACGGCGACGTGGCCGGCGGCATCAACGCCGCTCGCTACGAGTCGCGCATCGACCTCTGCGTCGGCATCGGCGGAAGCCCCGAGGGCATCACCACGGCGTGTGCACTCAAGGCGCTCGGCGGGTTCATGCAGGGCAGGCTCGCACCGAAGGACGACGCGGAGCGAAGCCGTGCCGAGGCAGCCGGACTCGATTGCGACGCCGTGCTCGAGCTCGACGACATGGTGCGCAGCGACAACACGTTCTTCGTCGCGACTGGCGTGACCGACGGCGGCCTCGTCGACGGCGTGAAGCGCAAGGGGCCGATCATCCGCACCGAGAGCATCGTGTTGCGCGGCACCTCGGGAACCGTGCGGCGCATCTCGGCCGATCACCTCGCCGAGAAGTGGCTCGACGAGCGCGATCTGTGA
- a CDS encoding VOC family protein has product MVTFRDAFTGFSVDDLDAAREFYGTKLGLPVDDEPMAGALRLTLPSGQAVFVYPKPNHEPASFTVLNLLVDDIDTAVDELNAAGVVTKIYTSPDDFGTDERGIVRGSESGMGPDIAWFKDPAGNVVSVLVG; this is encoded by the coding sequence ATGGTCACGTTTCGAGATGCATTCACCGGATTCAGCGTCGATGACCTCGACGCGGCTCGCGAGTTCTACGGCACCAAGCTCGGACTTCCGGTCGACGATGAGCCGATGGCGGGGGCGCTTCGGCTCACGCTCCCATCAGGGCAGGCGGTTTTCGTCTATCCGAAGCCGAATCATGAGCCCGCGAGCTTCACGGTGCTGAACCTCCTGGTCGACGACATCGACACGGCAGTCGACGAGCTGAACGCAGCCGGCGTCGTGACGAAGATCTACACCTCGCCCGACGACTTCGGCACCGACGAGCGCGGCATCGTTCGCGGCTCGGAGAGCGGCATGGGACCGGATATCGCGTGGTTCAAGGACCCGGCAGGGAACGTCGTCAGCGTGCTCGTCGGCTGA
- a CDS encoding class I SAM-dependent methyltransferase — protein sequence MLEAQEPGLIVDPGDPGTRESARSFGAAASVYHHSRPGYPVEAIAWLIGDAVRVLDLGAGTGKLSEALVALDREVIAVDPVEEMLEELEVAVPGVPRILGTAEDIPIEDDSVDAVVAGQAWHWFQPDRAVPEIARVLRPGGVLGLVWNSRDIRADWLRQAGEIMHDRHDASSTFESYVQIGPPFGVIEEHTVEWTERMSRARFLDLVRSRSYFITASAADQAATIAALETLLTTHPDVAGADELDVPYVTRCFRARLGGDAEGGGEGEAESAATRSLDG from the coding sequence ATGCTCGAAGCCCAGGAGCCCGGGCTCATCGTCGACCCGGGCGACCCCGGAACGCGTGAGAGTGCCCGATCGTTCGGCGCCGCGGCATCCGTCTACCACCACTCGCGGCCGGGCTATCCCGTCGAGGCGATCGCGTGGCTCATCGGTGATGCGGTTCGCGTGCTCGATCTCGGCGCCGGCACGGGCAAGCTCAGCGAGGCGCTCGTGGCGCTCGACCGGGAGGTGATCGCCGTCGACCCGGTCGAGGAGATGCTCGAGGAGCTCGAGGTGGCGGTGCCGGGCGTTCCGCGCATCCTCGGCACGGCGGAGGACATCCCGATCGAAGACGACTCCGTCGACGCCGTCGTGGCCGGGCAGGCGTGGCACTGGTTCCAGCCCGACCGGGCGGTGCCCGAGATCGCCCGCGTGCTGCGCCCCGGCGGAGTGCTCGGCCTCGTCTGGAACAGCCGCGACATCCGTGCCGACTGGTTGCGCCAAGCGGGCGAGATCATGCACGATCGGCACGACGCGAGCTCGACCTTCGAGAGCTACGTGCAGATCGGCCCGCCCTTCGGCGTGATCGAGGAGCACACCGTCGAATGGACCGAGCGGATGTCGCGAGCGCGCTTCCTCGACCTCGTGCGCTCGCGCAGCTACTTCATCACGGCTTCGGCGGCCGACCAGGCGGCCACGATCGCCGCCCTCGAGACGCTGCTCACGACGCATCCCGATGTCGCCGGCGCCGACGAACTCGACGTGCCCTACGTCACTCGCTGCTTCCGCGCCCGCCTCGGCGGCGACGCGGAGGGCGGGGGCGAGGGCGAGGCGGAGTCGGCGGCGACGCGTAGCCTTGACGGGTGA